One window from the genome of Bradyrhizobium xenonodulans encodes:
- a CDS encoding hydantoinase B/oxoprolinase family protein: MAGDLPLDPVTFEVLKNSFITSVDQMGEQVLRTCYSFVIYNRDFSSALHDASGECAAQGNQDIAVHVGTLHFTCQDVMRHFEGDMHEGDVFAINDPYAGGTHFSDVRLIRPIFADGKIIAFSQSNGHWSDMGGSVPGSFDVAARDMFREGLRITPIRLFDKGRFCKDVAHLIASNTRDPASIIGDIQAQAEATAVCSREILRLVNKYGRDTVESGLAAVQDYVERSARQRIAALPDGEWETVDFIDRDPAGGEGMIPIRIKMTIKGDKAIYDFTGSHPTIGSIYNSAFGATFSAVAAGMKTFFPDLPLNSGFYRCFEIIAPEGSIVDAKWPIAVTGFLMPFEKIMNSIYEMWSKLMPERALACAFNLEYLLTGGFDGRSADKPIFMFYDWLPGGWGGRNGKDGSNVTTACFGTGLMSQPVEGQERANPILTTKCEILKDSPGPGKWRGGAGVMKTSRMLQAEKTVISYICDRERAVVWGIEGGLPSMPHGLTLKRKGSASEERLGSIFSDVPIGEGDVFSRPTAGGGGFGDPLERDPRLVIEDIKDDYVSVERAAKDYGVVVQIIDAELCEYEVDKAATDALRAKIRAERIAKVRLDPEVVAQRFRGGEIDALDVIRQHAVILDWGSGVLLPESTRQFRESFERRSVAKWATG, from the coding sequence ATGGCCGGAGATCTCCCGCTCGACCCCGTGACCTTCGAGGTTCTCAAGAATTCCTTCATCACCAGTGTCGACCAGATGGGCGAGCAGGTGCTGCGCACCTGCTACTCCTTCGTGATCTACAACCGCGACTTTTCGAGCGCATTGCATGACGCCAGCGGCGAGTGCGCCGCCCAGGGCAATCAGGACATCGCCGTCCATGTCGGAACGCTGCACTTCACCTGCCAGGACGTCATGCGCCACTTCGAGGGCGACATGCACGAGGGAGACGTGTTCGCGATCAACGATCCCTACGCCGGCGGCACCCATTTCTCCGACGTACGCCTGATCCGGCCGATCTTCGCCGACGGCAAGATCATCGCCTTCAGCCAGTCCAACGGCCACTGGTCGGACATGGGCGGCAGCGTGCCCGGCTCGTTCGACGTCGCGGCGCGCGACATGTTCCGCGAAGGCCTGCGCATCACGCCAATCCGGCTGTTCGACAAGGGTCGGTTCTGCAAGGACGTGGCACATTTGATCGCGTCGAACACCCGCGATCCCGCCTCCATCATCGGCGACATCCAGGCGCAGGCCGAAGCCACCGCCGTCTGCAGTCGCGAGATCCTGCGTCTCGTCAACAAATATGGCCGCGACACGGTCGAGTCGGGCCTGGCCGCGGTCCAGGACTATGTCGAGCGCTCGGCACGGCAACGCATCGCCGCGCTGCCCGACGGAGAATGGGAGACGGTCGACTTCATCGATCGCGATCCGGCCGGCGGTGAAGGCATGATCCCAATCCGCATCAAGATGACGATCAAGGGCGACAAGGCGATCTACGACTTCACGGGCAGCCATCCGACCATCGGTTCGATCTACAACTCCGCATTCGGTGCGACATTCTCCGCCGTCGCAGCCGGCATGAAGACCTTCTTCCCCGACCTGCCGCTCAATTCCGGCTTCTATCGCTGCTTCGAGATCATCGCCCCCGAAGGCTCGATCGTCGATGCGAAGTGGCCGATCGCCGTCACCGGATTCCTGATGCCGTTCGAGAAGATCATGAATTCGATCTACGAGATGTGGTCGAAGCTGATGCCCGAGCGCGCGCTCGCCTGCGCCTTCAATCTCGAATATCTGCTCACCGGCGGGTTCGACGGCCGCAGCGCCGACAAGCCAATCTTCATGTTCTACGACTGGCTGCCGGGCGGCTGGGGTGGTCGCAACGGCAAGGACGGCAGCAACGTCACCACCGCCTGCTTCGGCACCGGACTGATGTCGCAGCCGGTCGAGGGCCAAGAGCGCGCCAATCCGATCCTGACCACGAAATGCGAGATCCTGAAGGACTCGCCCGGTCCCGGCAAATGGCGCGGTGGCGCCGGCGTGATGAAGACCTCGCGCATGCTGCAGGCCGAGAAGACCGTCATCTCCTATATCTGCGACCGCGAGCGCGCCGTCGTGTGGGGCATCGAAGGCGGCCTGCCTTCCATGCCGCACGGGCTGACGCTGAAGCGCAAAGGCAGCGCGAGCGAAGAGCGTCTCGGCTCGATATTTTCGGACGTGCCGATCGGCGAAGGCGACGTTTTCTCGCGGCCCACCGCCGGCGGCGGCGGTTTCGGCGATCCGCTCGAGCGCGATCCCCGCCTCGTGATCGAGGACATCAAGGACGACTACGTTTCGGTCGAGCGCGCCGCAAAGGACTATGGCGTCGTCGTGCAGATCATCGACGCCGAGCTCTGCGAATATGAGGTGGACAAGGCCGCCACTGATGCGCTCCGCGCCAAGATCAGGGCGGAGCGGATCGCGAAGGTCAGGCTCGATCCGGAGGTCGTGGCACAGCGCTTTCGCGGCGGCGAGATCGACGCCCTCGATGTCATCCGCCAGCACGCCGTGATCCTCGACTGGGGCAGCGGCGTCCTCCTTCCTGAATCCACGCGTCAATTCCGCGAATCCTTCGAGCGGCGCTCGGTCGCAAAATGGGCGACCGGCTGA
- a CDS encoding hydantoinase/oxoprolinase family protein produces the protein MAQNLRVAVDVGGTFTDICIMDEATGLIRIEKTSSTRDPIEGIMGGVSKAGIDLSKVALFSHGTTVATNALITRRLPRTAVVTTQGFRDVIEIRRANKEDLWDTYKDVVRPYVPRRDRLTVPERIDAGGVVIEPLDVEAARNVARILKRRGVAAIAVCFMNAYLNGANERAMRDILLAEMPDVPVSISSQVLPEIFEHERFSTTVANAVVSPVVVSYTSRLGERLADEGYTRDLLLLHTGGGVMTPASVKDFAARLAGSGIAAGAIASRYIASLCGYPNSIGLDMGGTSTDVSLAYEGRSRITKDWYIEFGYPIRFASIEVLTIGAGGGSLAWTDQAGSLRNGPQSAGAFPGPACYGNGNTQPTNTDANITLGRLGTDLAGGKVKLDPALARQAVEEGVAKPFGLGLHEAADAIVKVANANMSDAVRLISISRGYDPRDFALVAFGGAGALHGVDVARELAIPVVIVPPNPGVTSALGCLLVDMQHDFAQSCMVGADEAISADIEAQFLALEKEALARLTHEGVAEGDIVLQRSIDMMYRGQWRSLAVQTPRPVGAISDLVQSFHAEHKREYNFRRDDSPVSFFRLNLKAIGVVPKAEFAVHKPTGVIPEPIGRRRVWFEGNGLDTPVYARDDLPCGFTFQGPAIVEQVDATTVVPPGANAEVDKYLNIIIRVKE, from the coding sequence ATGGCGCAGAACCTTCGTGTGGCTGTCGATGTCGGAGGCACCTTTACCGACATCTGCATCATGGACGAGGCGACCGGTCTCATCCGCATCGAAAAGACCTCGTCCACGCGCGACCCGATCGAAGGGATCATGGGCGGCGTATCCAAGGCCGGCATCGATCTTTCCAAGGTGGCCCTGTTTTCGCACGGCACCACGGTTGCGACCAACGCGTTGATCACACGCAGGCTGCCGCGCACCGCCGTGGTGACGACCCAAGGCTTCCGCGACGTGATCGAGATCCGGCGCGCCAACAAGGAAGATCTCTGGGATACCTACAAGGATGTCGTGCGCCCCTACGTGCCACGGCGCGACCGCCTGACCGTACCCGAACGGATCGATGCAGGGGGCGTGGTGATCGAGCCCCTCGATGTCGAGGCAGCGCGCAACGTCGCGCGCATTCTCAAGCGCCGGGGCGTCGCCGCAATCGCCGTCTGCTTCATGAACGCCTATCTCAACGGCGCCAATGAACGCGCCATGCGCGATATCCTGCTCGCCGAGATGCCCGACGTTCCCGTCTCGATCTCCTCGCAGGTCCTGCCCGAGATCTTCGAGCACGAACGGTTTTCGACGACAGTCGCCAACGCCGTCGTGAGCCCGGTCGTCGTCAGCTATACGAGCCGGCTGGGCGAGCGCCTCGCCGACGAAGGCTACACCCGCGATCTCCTGCTGCTCCACACCGGCGGCGGCGTCATGACGCCGGCCTCCGTAAAGGACTTCGCCGCGCGCCTCGCCGGCTCCGGCATTGCCGCAGGCGCCATCGCGAGCCGCTACATTGCCAGCCTCTGCGGCTACCCCAATTCGATCGGCCTCGACATGGGAGGCACCTCGACCGACGTCTCGCTGGCTTATGAAGGCCGGTCCCGCATCACCAAGGATTGGTACATCGAGTTCGGCTATCCGATCCGGTTTGCCTCCATCGAGGTGCTCACCATCGGCGCAGGCGGCGGTTCGCTGGCCTGGACCGATCAGGCCGGCTCCTTGCGCAACGGCCCGCAATCGGCGGGCGCCTTTCCGGGCCCGGCCTGCTACGGCAACGGCAACACGCAGCCAACCAACACCGACGCCAACATCACGCTGGGCCGGCTCGGCACCGACCTCGCCGGCGGCAAGGTCAAGCTCGATCCTGCACTTGCCCGCCAGGCTGTGGAGGAAGGCGTCGCAAAACCGTTCGGTCTCGGCCTGCATGAGGCGGCGGATGCGATCGTCAAGGTCGCCAACGCCAACATGTCGGACGCGGTACGGCTGATCTCGATCAGTCGCGGCTACGACCCGCGCGATTTCGCGCTGGTCGCCTTCGGCGGCGCTGGAGCCCTCCACGGTGTCGACGTGGCGCGGGAGCTTGCGATCCCCGTCGTGATCGTGCCGCCGAATCCCGGCGTCACCTCGGCGCTGGGCTGCCTGCTGGTCGACATGCAGCACGACTTCGCGCAGAGCTGCATGGTCGGCGCCGACGAGGCGATCTCTGCCGATATCGAGGCACAATTCCTCGCGCTGGAGAAAGAGGCGCTCGCCCGGCTCACCCACGAGGGCGTCGCGGAAGGCGACATCGTGCTGCAGCGGTCGATCGACATGATGTATCGCGGCCAATGGCGTTCGCTCGCGGTGCAGACGCCGCGTCCGGTCGGCGCGATCTCCGACCTGGTCCAGAGTTTCCATGCCGAGCACAAGCGCGAGTATAATTTCCGCCGCGACGACTCGCCCGTCAGCTTCTTCCGGCTGAATCTGAAAGCGATCGGCGTAGTGCCGAAAGCCGAGTTCGCCGTTCATAAGCCGACTGGCGTGATCCCTGAGCCGATCGGCCGCCGCAGGGTGTGGTTCGAGGGCAACGGGCTCGATACGCCCGTCTATGCGCGCGACGACCTGCCCTGCGGCTTCACCTTCCAGGGCCCTGCGATCGTCGAGCAGGTCGATGCGACCACGGTCGTACCGCCCGGCGCCAACGCCGAGGTCGACAAATATCTCAACATCATCATCCGCGTGAAGGAATGA
- a CDS encoding helix-turn-helix domain-containing protein translates to MQVTYATNDIPLHSRRQYWQDIVSRTYFSLDLRFPSGRDFDARLGAWSMGPVAVSRNIANGLLYKRNERHLQSEREESFLITVPELAEIRFEQDNKVVHCRPGAFLIERSHLPYEFSHRDTTALWVLKIPSAVLRARISRPERLATLQFDASRSVGALFVDTLRLAGERIGEMDETARTMMGKHLVELLAMAIESDDRVLTGHSSSVRNGHLLRCEHFIRTRLDDMKLNPQTIADGCGISLRYLHQIFEGEGLTVCAYIRNQRLSMCDTLLRDSNCRKSISEIAYQWGFADQAQFSRNYRGRFGCTPSEARAASRVSPS, encoded by the coding sequence ATGCAAGTCACTTACGCGACCAATGACATTCCGCTGCACAGCCGGCGGCAGTACTGGCAGGACATCGTCTCCAGGACCTATTTCTCGCTGGACTTGCGCTTTCCGAGCGGCCGCGATTTCGATGCGCGCCTCGGCGCCTGGTCGATGGGGCCCGTCGCGGTATCGCGCAACATCGCGAACGGCCTGCTCTACAAACGCAACGAACGGCACCTCCAGAGCGAGCGTGAAGAGTCCTTCCTGATCACGGTGCCGGAGCTCGCCGAAATTCGCTTCGAGCAGGACAACAAGGTCGTGCACTGTCGGCCGGGCGCGTTCCTGATCGAGCGCAGCCATTTGCCATACGAGTTCAGCCATCGAGACACGACGGCGCTCTGGGTGCTGAAGATCCCGAGCGCAGTCCTGCGTGCACGCATCTCGCGGCCCGAACGTCTCGCCACGCTGCAGTTCGACGCGAGCCGCAGCGTCGGCGCCTTGTTCGTCGACACCCTGCGCCTTGCCGGCGAACGCATCGGCGAAATGGACGAGACGGCGCGCACGATGATGGGCAAGCACCTCGTCGAACTTCTCGCAATGGCCATCGAGTCCGATGACCGCGTCCTGACCGGCCACTCGTCCTCGGTGCGAAACGGCCATCTGCTCCGTTGCGAGCATTTCATCCGCACGCGTCTCGACGACATGAAGCTCAACCCCCAGACGATCGCCGACGGATGCGGCATATCGCTTCGTTACCTGCACCAGATCTTCGAGGGCGAAGGCCTGACGGTCTGCGCCTACATCCGCAACCAGCGCCTGTCGATGTGCGACACCCTGCTGCGCGATTCCAACTGCCGCAAGAGCATTTCGGAAATCGCCTACCAATGGGGTTTCGCCGACCAGGCGCAATTCAGCCGGAACTATCGCGGCCGGTTCGGTTGCACCCCGAGCGAGGCACGCGCGGCCTCACGCGTCTCACCGTCCTGA
- a CDS encoding LysR family transcriptional regulator, with product MSVSLKQIRYFVAAAETGRISQAAMDLNVSQSAVTAAIQQLEATVCARLLERTPNGVTVTMEGSRFLSQGRQILAAVAEAVRSTQMSAGPLFGTVRIGVTYTVSGYFLPRHQMRFQASFPGITVELFEAPRDVLERALVDGALDLAVMLVSNLRDNAMLGSETLLRSPRRLWLAPDHPLTRAEHVHLAEIATYPYVMLTVDEAKHTSMRYWNNALLEPKTVFRTSSVEAVRSMVAGGMGIAILSDLIYRPWSLEGQRIETRVIEDEVPTMDIGLAWRRDIGLSEAAKAFRDFMRFAVAGVGPGRPPIGVDHRHHAEERIEI from the coding sequence ATGTCCGTTTCTCTGAAACAGATCCGCTATTTCGTCGCCGCTGCCGAGACCGGCCGCATCAGCCAGGCGGCCATGGACCTCAACGTCTCGCAATCCGCGGTCACTGCGGCGATTCAGCAGCTCGAAGCGACCGTTTGCGCGCGTCTGCTGGAGCGCACGCCCAACGGCGTCACCGTGACCATGGAAGGCAGCCGCTTCCTGTCCCAGGGACGGCAGATCCTCGCCGCGGTCGCCGAAGCCGTGCGCAGCACGCAAATGTCCGCAGGACCGCTGTTCGGCACCGTGCGCATCGGCGTCACCTACACCGTATCAGGCTATTTCCTGCCGCGGCACCAGATGCGCTTCCAGGCGAGCTTTCCCGGCATCACCGTCGAGCTGTTCGAGGCCCCGCGCGACGTACTCGAGCGTGCACTCGTCGATGGCGCACTCGATCTCGCGGTGATGCTGGTCTCGAACCTGCGCGACAACGCCATGCTCGGCAGCGAAACGCTGTTGCGTTCGCCCCGCCGCCTGTGGCTCGCTCCTGATCATCCGCTCACCCGCGCCGAGCACGTCCATCTCGCCGAAATCGCGACCTATCCCTACGTCATGCTCACCGTGGACGAAGCCAAGCACACCTCAATGCGCTATTGGAACAACGCTCTGCTCGAACCAAAGACCGTCTTCCGCACGTCTTCGGTCGAAGCCGTGCGTTCCATGGTCGCCGGCGGAATGGGCATCGCGATCCTGTCGGACCTGATCTACCGGCCCTGGTCGCTGGAAGGACAGCGGATCGAGACTCGCGTCATCGAGGACGAGGTACCGACCATGGACATTGGCCTCGCCTGGCGCCGCGACATCGGGCTCTCGGAAGCTGCAAAGGCATTCCGGGATTTCATGCGCTTTGCGGTGGCAGGCGTAGGCCCCGGCCGACCGCCGATCGGCGTCGACCACCGGCATCACGCCGAGGAGAGGATCGAAATCTGA
- a CDS encoding biotin-dependent carboxyltransferase family protein, translated as MAIKVLKPGLATTVQDLGRPGYYHIGIPLSGGMDRHALVAANLLVGNEEGAAVLEAVFMGPELEFTEDATVAITGAQLPPKLDGEPRETWTSFRVKRGQILSFDFLKQGARGYIAVSGGIDVPIVLGSRSTYALGALGGFKGRKLEAGDEVPVGKAAAAAKDGRAVATDLRGQPAGMPAELRAMPGLYWHRITEAAGNGFFSDTWKVAPEADRIGYRFKGGKPLEFVPREPPFGAGSDPSNITDACYPYGSIQVPGGTEPIVLHRDAVSGGGYFMVGTVIAADMDLIGQLQPNTPVKFVKVDMNQALAARKNRAELLGKLRTALA; from the coding sequence ATGGCCATTAAGGTTTTGAAGCCGGGTCTTGCGACCACCGTCCAGGACCTCGGGCGTCCCGGCTACTATCACATCGGTATCCCTCTCTCCGGCGGCATGGACCGTCACGCACTCGTCGCCGCCAACCTGCTCGTCGGCAACGAAGAAGGTGCAGCCGTCCTGGAAGCCGTCTTCATGGGACCGGAGCTCGAATTCACCGAAGATGCGACCGTCGCGATCACCGGCGCCCAACTGCCGCCGAAGCTCGATGGCGAGCCTCGCGAAACCTGGACGAGCTTCAGGGTCAAGCGCGGCCAGATCCTCTCCTTCGATTTCCTCAAGCAGGGCGCGCGCGGCTACATCGCGGTGTCCGGCGGCATCGACGTTCCCATCGTTCTCGGCTCACGCTCGACCTACGCGCTCGGCGCGCTCGGCGGCTTCAAGGGCCGCAAGCTCGAGGCCGGCGACGAGGTGCCGGTCGGCAAGGCCGCAGCCGCCGCGAAGGACGGCCGCGCGGTCGCAACGGATCTGCGCGGTCAGCCGGCGGGCATGCCGGCGGAACTGCGTGCCATGCCCGGCCTCTACTGGCACCGCATCACCGAGGCCGCAGGCAATGGCTTCTTCTCCGACACATGGAAGGTGGCACCCGAGGCCGACCGCATCGGCTACCGTTTCAAGGGCGGCAAGCCGCTCGAATTCGTGCCGCGTGAGCCGCCGTTCGGCGCGGGCTCCGATCCGTCCAACATCACCGATGCCTGCTATCCCTACGGCTCGATCCAGGTGCCCGGCGGCACCGAGCCAATCGTGCTGCACCGTGATGCGGTTTCAGGCGGTGGCTATTTCATGGTCGGCACGGTCATCGCCGCCGACATGGACCTGATCGGGCAGCTTCAGCCGAACACGCCGGTCAAGTTCGTCAAGGTCGACATGAATCAGGCGCTCGCAGCCCGCAAGAACCGGGCAGAGTTGCTGGGCAAGCTCCGCACGGCCCTGGCGTAG
- a CDS encoding 5-oxoprolinase subunit B family protein, with protein sequence MQTRFSFGGDEHIFAEVGEAMSLEAFFKSLFVTNAVRDARIKGVTEICPANASYQIKFDPDQIKPDDLLAELKRLDAGSEKSEPVIKTRIIEIPVLYNDPWTHETLMRFRERHQDPNGTDLEYAARINGLDSVDAFIKAHSSAPWFVSMVGFVAGLPFLYQMVERKRQLQAPKYLRPRTDTPKLTVGHGGCFSCIYSVRGAGGYQMFGITPMPIYDPNQKISYLRDFMCLFRPGDIVKWKPIDRPAYDAAVADVDAGRFAPVIRDVSFSLTEFNRDIDAYNRKLDGVLHGH encoded by the coding sequence ATGCAAACCCGATTTTCCTTCGGTGGCGATGAGCACATCTTCGCCGAGGTCGGCGAGGCGATGTCGCTGGAGGCCTTCTTCAAGAGCCTCTTCGTCACCAATGCGGTGCGCGACGCCAGGATCAAGGGCGTGACCGAGATCTGCCCGGCAAATGCGTCCTATCAGATCAAGTTCGATCCCGATCAGATCAAGCCCGACGATCTGCTCGCGGAGCTGAAGCGGCTGGATGCGGGATCCGAAAAGTCCGAGCCGGTGATCAAGACGCGGATCATCGAGATCCCCGTGCTCTACAACGATCCCTGGACCCACGAGACCTTGATGCGCTTCCGCGAGCGGCATCAGGATCCGAACGGGACCGATCTCGAATACGCCGCGCGCATCAACGGGCTTGATAGCGTCGATGCCTTCATCAAAGCACATTCGAGCGCTCCTTGGTTCGTCTCGATGGTCGGCTTCGTCGCGGGCCTGCCCTTCCTCTACCAGATGGTGGAGCGCAAGCGGCAGCTGCAGGCTCCGAAATATCTGCGGCCGCGCACGGACACGCCGAAGCTGACCGTCGGGCATGGCGGATGCTTCAGTTGCATCTACTCGGTACGCGGCGCCGGCGGCTACCAGATGTTCGGCATCACGCCGATGCCGATCTACGACCCCAACCAGAAGATCAGCTATCTGCGCGACTTCATGTGCCTGTTCAGGCCTGGCGACATCGTGAAATGGAAGCCGATCGATCGGCCTGCCTATGACGCGGCGGTCGCCGATGTCGACGCCGGTCGCTTCGCACCCGTCATCCGCGACGTCTCGTTCTCGCTGACCGAGTTCAATCGCGACATTGACGCCTACAACCGCAAGCTCGATGGAGTTCTCCATGGCCATTAA
- a CDS encoding acetyl-CoA carboxylase biotin carboxylase subunit has protein sequence MAIKKLLIANRGEIAVRINRAARELGIATVQVYSRADKDSLAVRLADEAIDIGPPQASKSYLNQAVILDAARSTGADAIHPGYGFLAENAEFAAAVEAAGLIFVGPTAQSIRLMGDKVAAREAAAAAGVPTVPGSAGRLETAEAAFALVDKTGFPVMIKAAAGGGGRGIRIARSADEFHHLMPQAQAEALAAFGDGGLYVEKLIEGARHIEVQVLGDGHDVIHCFERECSLQRRRQKVWEEAPSPSLAPAVRETLCASAVALAKAVNYRGAGTLEYLYDDSTHEFYFLEMNTRIQVEHPVTEMITGIDLVREMIRIAGGERLRIRQDEVRVCGHSIEVRINAEDPSKNFMPNPGTVSALSVPTGDGVRFDTMLYQGYTVPPFYDSLLGKLIVHDKDRPSAIRRLERALAELQVEGLATTKPLHQALARDAEVQAGRFHTAWLEPWLESHAAALTAPPPAAKVAP, from the coding sequence ATGGCAATCAAGAAGCTCCTCATAGCCAATCGCGGCGAAATCGCCGTGCGTATCAACCGCGCGGCGCGCGAGCTCGGCATTGCGACCGTCCAGGTCTACAGCAGGGCCGACAAGGACTCGCTTGCGGTCAGGCTTGCCGACGAAGCGATCGACATCGGTCCGCCCCAGGCGTCGAAATCCTATCTCAACCAGGCCGTCATTCTCGATGCGGCCAGGAGTACGGGAGCGGACGCCATCCATCCCGGCTATGGCTTCCTGGCCGAGAATGCCGAGTTCGCGGCGGCGGTGGAAGCGGCGGGGTTGATCTTCGTCGGTCCGACCGCGCAGTCGATCCGGCTGATGGGCGACAAGGTCGCCGCACGCGAGGCAGCTGCCGCCGCCGGCGTTCCGACCGTGCCTGGCAGCGCGGGACGGCTGGAAACGGCGGAGGCGGCATTCGCGCTGGTCGACAAGACCGGTTTCCCGGTGATGATCAAGGCCGCCGCCGGCGGCGGCGGACGCGGCATCCGGATCGCGCGTTCGGCGGACGAATTTCATCACCTGATGCCGCAGGCGCAGGCCGAGGCGCTCGCGGCCTTCGGCGATGGCGGACTCTATGTCGAGAAGCTGATCGAGGGCGCGCGGCACATCGAGGTGCAGGTGCTCGGCGACGGCCACGACGTCATCCATTGCTTCGAGCGCGAATGCTCCCTGCAGCGCCGCCGCCAGAAGGTCTGGGAAGAAGCGCCCTCGCCTTCGCTCGCACCGGCCGTGCGTGAAACACTTTGCGCCTCGGCCGTCGCGCTGGCCAAGGCGGTGAACTACCGCGGCGCCGGGACGCTCGAATATCTCTACGACGACAGCACGCACGAATTCTATTTCCTGGAAATGAACACGCGCATCCAGGTCGAGCATCCCGTGACGGAGATGATCACGGGCATCGATCTCGTGCGCGAGATGATCCGGATCGCCGGCGGCGAGCGCCTGCGCATCCGCCAGGACGAAGTCCGCGTCTGCGGCCACTCCATCGAGGTCCGCATCAATGCCGAGGATCCCTCGAAGAACTTCATGCCGAACCCCGGCACCGTCAGCGCGCTCAGTGTGCCCACCGGCGACGGCGTGCGCTTCGACACCATGCTCTATCAGGGCTACACGGTGCCACCCTTCTACGACAGCCTGCTCGGCAAGCTGATCGTCCACGACAAGGACCGGCCGAGCGCGATCCGAAGGCTCGAACGCGCCCTCGCAGAGCTCCAGGTCGAGGGGCTTGCAACGACGAAGCCGCTGCACCAGGCGCTCGCGCGCGATGCCGAGGTGCAGGCCGGACGCTTCCACACCGCCTGGCTCGAGCCATGGCTGGAGTCTCATGCCGCGGCGCTCACCGCGCCGCCGCCGGCCGCAAAGGTCGCACCATGA
- a CDS encoding acetyl-CoA carboxylase codes for MTTQQIFSPLPGIFYRKPAPDKPVYKNDGDVVADSDTIGLIEVMKSFNEVKAGAAGKILRFLAENEEAVMAGQPIAEIDV; via the coding sequence ATGACAACACAGCAAATCTTCTCGCCCCTTCCGGGCATCTTCTACCGCAAGCCCGCGCCCGACAAGCCGGTCTACAAGAACGACGGAGATGTCGTCGCCGACAGCGATACGATCGGCCTCATCGAGGTGATGAAGTCTTTCAACGAGGTGAAGGCCGGTGCCGCCGGCAAGATCCTGCGATTCCTCGCCGAAAACGAGGAGGCGGTGATGGCTGGCCAGCCCATCGCCGAAATCGACGTTTGA
- the pxpA gene encoding 5-oxoprolinase subunit PxpA — MVVINCDMGEAYGLYKMGDDKALMPHIDVANVACGFHASDFNHMRKTVQLAKEFGVKVGAHPSLPDLQGFGRREMKISREELANCLLYQIGALKAFLDAEGMALNHIKPHGALYGMASRNEEIAEAVADAADVYKVPLLGMKGTLHQKVYERRGHTFVAEYYADLDYNADGSLIITREHEAKDPTDAASRCARAVNEGKTRSVAGNDIAVGADSICIHSDTPNAVAIAEAVREAVRPYLTAP, encoded by the coding sequence ATGGTCGTGATCAACTGCGACATGGGCGAGGCCTACGGCCTCTACAAGATGGGCGACGACAAGGCATTAATGCCGCATATCGACGTCGCCAACGTTGCTTGCGGCTTTCATGCCTCCGACTTCAACCACATGCGCAAGACGGTGCAGCTCGCCAAGGAGTTCGGGGTGAAAGTCGGCGCGCATCCCTCGCTGCCGGATTTGCAGGGCTTTGGTCGCAGGGAGATGAAGATCAGCCGCGAGGAACTGGCCAACTGCCTGCTCTATCAGATCGGGGCGCTCAAGGCGTTCCTGGATGCGGAGGGCATGGCGCTGAATCACATCAAGCCGCACGGCGCCCTCTACGGGATGGCCTCGCGCAACGAAGAGATCGCCGAAGCCGTGGCGGACGCGGCGGACGTCTATAAGGTGCCCCTGCTCGGCATGAAGGGAACGCTGCATCAGAAGGTCTATGAGCGCCGTGGCCACACCTTCGTCGCCGAGTACTACGCCGATCTCGACTACAATGCCGACGGCAGCCTGATCATCACGCGCGAACACGAAGCCAAGGATCCGACCGATGCGGCCTCCCGCTGCGCAAGAGCGGTCAATGAAGGCAAGACGCGCTCGGTGGCGGGAAACGACATCGCGGTCGGCGCCGATTCAATCTGCATCCACTCCGATACCCCCAACGCCGTCGCCATCGCCGAGGCCGTTCGCGAAGCGGTCCGTCCCTATCTGACCGCCCCCTGA